Proteins from a single region of Bdellovibrio bacteriovorus HD100:
- a CDS encoding DUF1254 domain-containing protein, with protein MKFQFVNLAVVLTAGMLMASCSSSEKKTTASVKTTASPDEIQKLAEEVYIYGYPMVLVETSREVLTNVSRVTADAAPVNQFLHKDRFPDASFTEVVSPNADTLYSSAFLDLSLEPVILSVPDMGKRYYLMQMMSAWTDVFASPGTRTTGSYKGDFAITGPGWTGDLPTGVTEIKAPTNTVWIIGRTQTNGPKDFAAVREIQKKYRLTTLSSWNQTDTEVIATPTRQVSSTVDMKTPPVAQVEAMDGVEFMEKFAGLLKQNPPNQEDAGMIEKMARLGISETGQFDARALSDAQRVAFNRGAKMALEKIVALNQAPPGVEVSAGWVYSYHMGAYGTDYENRAYVAKYFLGANLPQDAVYPRASVDANGMPLKGDNRYTLRFAKDQLPPVRAFWSLTLYNSKQNFVKNPLNRYALGDRDKLRYGKDGSLEIYIQSDRPEASKVANWLPAPAGQDFNLLMRLYWPKDEVLSHQWRMPGVQQVQPPSGLSLR; from the coding sequence ATGAAGTTCCAATTCGTCAATCTGGCCGTTGTTCTGACGGCCGGGATGCTGATGGCATCCTGCAGTTCTTCCGAGAAAAAAACGACAGCGTCAGTCAAAACCACTGCCAGCCCCGATGAAATCCAAAAGTTGGCGGAAGAAGTTTATATCTATGGTTATCCGATGGTTTTGGTGGAAACCAGCCGCGAGGTGCTGACCAATGTTTCCCGAGTGACGGCCGATGCGGCGCCGGTGAATCAATTCCTGCACAAGGACCGCTTCCCTGATGCCAGCTTCACTGAAGTGGTCAGTCCCAATGCTGACACTCTTTACAGCTCGGCCTTTTTGGATCTGTCGCTGGAACCGGTCATCTTGAGTGTCCCGGACATGGGGAAGCGTTACTATCTGATGCAGATGATGAGTGCCTGGACGGATGTGTTTGCATCTCCGGGAACCAGAACGACCGGTTCCTATAAAGGCGACTTTGCGATCACCGGGCCTGGCTGGACGGGGGATCTTCCGACCGGTGTCACCGAGATCAAAGCACCGACCAACACAGTCTGGATTATTGGTCGCACGCAAACCAATGGCCCCAAAGATTTTGCCGCCGTTCGTGAGATTCAAAAGAAATATCGACTGACCACCCTCAGTTCCTGGAATCAAACAGACACGGAAGTCATCGCTACGCCGACCCGCCAGGTCAGCTCAACAGTGGATATGAAAACTCCGCCGGTGGCCCAGGTGGAGGCTATGGACGGCGTGGAGTTCATGGAAAAGTTTGCTGGTTTGCTGAAGCAGAATCCACCGAATCAGGAAGACGCCGGGATGATTGAAAAAATGGCCCGACTGGGGATTTCTGAAACAGGGCAATTTGATGCCCGGGCGTTGAGTGATGCTCAGCGTGTGGCGTTCAATCGGGGCGCTAAAATGGCATTGGAAAAGATCGTGGCCCTGAACCAGGCGCCACCGGGTGTGGAGGTTAGCGCCGGCTGGGTTTATTCCTATCACATGGGGGCTTATGGGACTGACTACGAAAACCGGGCTTATGTCGCCAAGTACTTCCTGGGGGCCAACCTTCCTCAAGATGCCGTTTATCCGCGCGCTTCGGTGGATGCCAACGGCATGCCGCTGAAAGGGGACAATAGATACACACTGCGTTTTGCCAAGGACCAACTGCCTCCGGTTCGGGCGTTCTGGTCACTGACGTTGTACAACTCCAAGCAAAACTTCGTGAAGAACCCGCTGAATCGTTATGCGCTCGGGGACCGCGATAAGCTTAGATATGGAAAGGACGGATCCCTTGAGATTTACATACAAAGCGACCGACCTGAAGCCAGCAAAGTGGCCAATTGGCTGCCGGCTCCGGCGGGGCAGGATTTCAACTTGTTGATGCGTTTGTACTGGCCGAAAGATGAAGTCCTCAGCCATCAGTGGCGCATGCCGGGAGTGCAGCAGGTGCAGCCGCCCTCGGGCTTAAGCCTGCGTTAG
- a CDS encoding ABC-F family ATP-binding cassette domain-containing protein — translation MLLINTHKLEKSFAGKTLFKNVSLGIEEGERVGLVGPNGAGKSTLLKILAGTMTPNSGDVTAKKGLRLGYLEQTPTFKKDETILDAVLSKAEDPHEAIGSAYEWIARLELTQFGENFLVSDLSGGWKKRVALARELVRDPELLLLDEPTNHLDVSSIMWLEDFLSRAPFATLTITHDRLFLQRTVNKIFDLDPKNPNYLISTTGGYLEYLEEKAILLAGQEQKELAMKNTLRRETEWLRRGAKARLTKQKARIDRAGTLKEDVEELSAKNAARKVKIEFKETDRNPQKLIEVDHVTKAYDGRVLFSDFSYLVTPKTRLALLGDNGSGKSTLIRMLLQQEAPTSGRVVQADKLKVAYFEQNRETLKPKESVLKNICPDGDYVHYQGQYVFARSYLERFLFNRQQMDLPVEKLSGGEQSRLRLAQLMLNEAQVLILDEPTNDLDVATLTVLEDSLKEFTGAVILVTHDRFFMDQVASDILALHKNPDGSTSMERFAGYLQWEEWFEEQKELQAQELKKEKKAEKAAAKPVKLSFKEKFELENMEANIFEMEEKLSNLQTEAGKPEVVSQASKVQELFAEISSLQSKIETAYARWAELEKKSQGQA, via the coding sequence ATGCTTCTCATCAATACACATAAGCTCGAAAAATCCTTTGCGGGGAAAACCCTGTTTAAAAACGTCTCTTTGGGCATTGAAGAGGGCGAACGCGTGGGCCTGGTCGGTCCTAACGGGGCCGGCAAATCCACTTTGCTGAAAATTCTGGCTGGCACCATGACTCCGAATTCTGGGGATGTGACCGCGAAAAAGGGTTTGCGTCTGGGGTACCTGGAGCAAACTCCCACTTTCAAAAAAGATGAAACCATCCTGGATGCGGTGTTAAGCAAGGCTGAAGACCCTCACGAAGCCATTGGTTCGGCTTACGAGTGGATCGCTCGTTTGGAGCTGACTCAGTTCGGAGAAAACTTCCTGGTCAGTGATCTTTCCGGCGGCTGGAAGAAGCGTGTGGCTTTGGCCCGCGAACTGGTGCGTGACCCTGAGCTGTTGTTGTTGGATGAGCCGACGAACCACCTGGATGTTTCCAGTATCATGTGGCTTGAGGATTTCCTCAGCCGTGCGCCCTTTGCGACTTTGACCATCACGCATGATCGATTGTTCCTGCAAAGAACCGTCAACAAGATCTTTGATCTGGATCCGAAAAATCCCAACTATCTGATTTCCACTACCGGTGGTTATCTGGAGTATCTTGAGGAAAAGGCGATTCTGCTGGCCGGACAGGAGCAGAAAGAGCTTGCGATGAAGAACACACTTCGTCGGGAAACTGAATGGCTGCGCAGGGGAGCCAAGGCCCGCCTGACCAAACAGAAAGCCCGTATTGATCGCGCCGGCACTTTGAAAGAGGATGTCGAAGAGCTTTCTGCCAAGAATGCCGCCCGCAAAGTAAAAATTGAATTCAAAGAAACCGACCGCAATCCGCAAAAGCTGATCGAAGTCGATCACGTCACGAAAGCGTATGATGGGCGTGTACTCTTCAGCGATTTCAGTTACCTGGTGACGCCGAAAACCCGTCTGGCATTGCTGGGGGACAACGGTTCGGGTAAGTCCACGCTGATTCGTATGCTGCTTCAGCAGGAAGCTCCGACTTCGGGCCGCGTGGTTCAGGCGGACAAACTGAAGGTTGCATACTTCGAACAAAACCGTGAAACCCTGAAACCCAAAGAATCCGTTTTGAAAAACATCTGTCCTGACGGGGACTACGTCCACTATCAGGGGCAGTATGTGTTTGCGCGCAGTTATCTGGAAAGATTCCTGTTCAATCGTCAGCAAATGGATCTGCCGGTGGAAAAGCTGTCAGGTGGCGAGCAAAGCCGTCTGCGTTTGGCGCAATTGATGCTGAATGAAGCCCAAGTACTGATTCTGGATGAACCGACCAATGATCTGGATGTGGCCACACTGACGGTGCTGGAGGATTCCCTGAAGGAATTCACCGGTGCGGTGATTTTGGTCACGCACGATCGTTTCTTTATGGACCAAGTGGCTTCTGACATTTTGGCATTGCACAAGAATCCGGATGGTTCGACATCCATGGAACGTTTTGCCGGTTATCTGCAATGGGAAGAGTGGTTCGAAGAACAAAAAGAACTGCAGGCCCAGGAGCTGAAGAAAGAAAAGAAGGCTGAAAAAGCAGCGGCCAAACCTGTGAAGCTTTCATTCAAGGAAAAGTTTGAATTGGAAAACATGGAAGCCAACATTTTTGAAATGGAAGAAAAGCTGTCAAATCTGCAGACTGAAGCTGGCAAACCTGAAGTGGTCAGCCAGGCTTCAAAAGTGCAGGAGCTTTTCGCTGAGATTTCGTCTTTGCAAAGCAAAATCGAAACCGCCTATGCCCGCTGGGCCGAACTGGAAAAGAAGTCTCAGGGCCAAGCTTGA
- a CDS encoding TolC family protein, translating into MVKILLALLSTTTIQGAYAQQAPAKKEITLTQKDVAELVLKQGLKTKEVNLKYQQFRLTPALALSAYDWVLNAETGFEYDKSAGLLSNSTPVEAKYERYRTTVGLKKPFTTGTTLGIELSRLSQQVEFDSVVTNPPPGEQTLDSAGVLLEQALLGNFFGVADRGTVNAAELTYQAESINRANELEEVVLEAIRQFWNTYVAQENFKESVASRDRYKKLVDAVKRKTSLGYSNPGDLPQVQAEFETREQKVKTSSTEYLDNLENLVTLLSLEPGTEIRFQIPGNIPAVPKLPLKKVEDLRTIRSQKLKVEAAQESLTAAESLSYPTLNFVGRVYTTGVDENANDAYSDVVSGTRPKYYMGLRFQYNFGSDIQNEQIINKKLSKDLESTRLSRQLLEAEDLEIQAQRKVQSTYAVVLSAEKQKGYREKASQELNRSYNQGRTDISILITAMNNYFDSEVQYMRAMGDYAIALNEWAASRDELIPDDTSSADYTENK; encoded by the coding sequence ATGGTAAAAATCCTTCTTGCACTTCTCAGTACCACAACCATCCAGGGAGCGTATGCACAGCAGGCTCCTGCAAAGAAAGAGATCACGCTGACTCAAAAAGACGTGGCTGAACTGGTTTTGAAGCAAGGCCTTAAAACCAAAGAAGTCAATTTGAAGTACCAGCAGTTCCGTTTGACTCCGGCCCTGGCGCTATCCGCCTACGACTGGGTTCTGAATGCGGAAACGGGTTTTGAGTACGACAAGTCCGCAGGTCTTCTTTCCAACTCCACACCAGTGGAAGCCAAGTACGAACGCTATCGCACCACTGTGGGTCTGAAAAAGCCTTTCACCACCGGAACCACTCTGGGCATTGAGCTGAGCCGCCTTTCCCAGCAGGTTGAGTTCGACAGCGTTGTGACGAATCCACCTCCGGGCGAACAGACTCTGGACAGCGCAGGAGTGTTGCTGGAACAGGCCCTTTTGGGGAACTTCTTCGGCGTTGCTGACCGTGGCACCGTGAATGCGGCCGAGCTGACTTATCAGGCGGAAAGCATCAACCGCGCCAACGAACTGGAAGAGGTCGTGCTTGAGGCGATTCGTCAGTTCTGGAACACTTATGTTGCACAGGAAAACTTCAAAGAATCCGTGGCTTCCCGTGACCGTTATAAAAAACTGGTCGATGCAGTGAAACGCAAAACCTCTTTGGGTTATTCCAACCCGGGGGACCTGCCACAGGTTCAGGCAGAGTTTGAAACCCGCGAACAAAAAGTAAAAACGTCCTCGACCGAGTATCTGGACAATCTGGAAAATCTGGTGACGTTGCTTTCTTTGGAACCGGGCACAGAAATCCGCTTCCAAATCCCGGGCAATATCCCGGCGGTTCCAAAGTTGCCACTTAAAAAAGTGGAGGACCTGCGCACCATCCGTTCACAGAAGCTGAAGGTGGAAGCGGCTCAGGAATCCCTGACAGCAGCCGAATCCCTGAGCTATCCGACGCTGAACTTCGTGGGCCGTGTGTACACCACCGGTGTGGATGAAAATGCGAACGATGCTTATTCTGATGTCGTGTCTGGCACCCGTCCGAAGTACTACATGGGTCTGAGATTCCAGTACAACTTCGGCTCTGACATCCAGAACGAGCAGATCATCAACAAGAAGCTTTCCAAAGATCTGGAATCCACCCGTTTGAGCCGCCAGCTGCTGGAAGCTGAAGATCTGGAAATCCAGGCCCAGCGCAAAGTGCAGTCCACTTATGCGGTGGTGCTGAGCGCGGAAAAACAAAAAGGCTATCGTGAAAAAGCCTCTCAGGAGCTGAACCGTTCCTACAATCAGGGTCGTACGGACATCTCGATCCTGATCACGGCGATGAACAACTATTTCGACTCGGAAGTTCAATACATGCGTGCCATGGGTGATTACGCCATTGCGCTGAATGAATGGGCGGCTTCCCGTGACGAACTGATTCCTGACGATACTTCGTCAGCTGATTACACTGAAAATAAATAA
- a CDS encoding PQQ-dependent sugar dehydrogenase — MRAGLVFLGSLLISLSAGAKQLPLEKLKMPPGFQISVWAQVPGARSLAQAPDGRIFVGSRSGDKVYVVKDGKTSVFAQGLDTPNGVAYKDGKLYVAEIARIHEFDASPNVKLPAKPLRALPQTFPSDTHHGWKFIRFGPDGKLYVPVGANCNICDPGTDYARIYRIDVNGTSKEEVASGVRNTVGFDFHPQSKELWFTDNGRDWMGDDRPPCEVNRLTKTGQNFGFPFCHGKDTLDPDFGKGKKCSDYVAPVVELRAHVAPLGMRFYTGTQFPAQYKDSIILAEHGSWNRSTPQGYRLTFVKLNGSNVEKTESFIEGWLQGDSSWGRPVDVEVLPDGAMLISDDKAGVIYRLTYKVK; from the coding sequence ATGAGAGCTGGTTTGGTATTTCTTGGATCGCTTTTGATTTCGCTTTCTGCGGGGGCGAAGCAACTTCCTTTGGAAAAGCTGAAAATGCCTCCTGGGTTTCAGATTTCGGTGTGGGCTCAGGTGCCGGGGGCGCGGTCTTTGGCGCAGGCTCCGGATGGCCGGATTTTTGTGGGCTCGCGTTCGGGTGACAAGGTTTATGTGGTGAAGGATGGCAAGACCAGCGTCTTTGCGCAGGGGCTGGATACTCCGAACGGGGTTGCCTATAAAGACGGGAAACTTTATGTGGCCGAGATCGCGCGTATTCATGAATTTGATGCCAGCCCTAATGTGAAGCTTCCGGCAAAACCCCTGCGCGCTTTGCCGCAGACTTTTCCTTCGGACACGCACCATGGCTGGAAATTCATCCGTTTTGGTCCGGACGGGAAGCTCTATGTCCCGGTGGGCGCCAACTGCAACATCTGTGATCCGGGGACAGATTATGCGCGCATCTATCGCATCGACGTGAATGGCACCAGCAAAGAGGAAGTGGCTTCCGGCGTGCGCAACACCGTGGGCTTTGATTTCCATCCGCAGTCGAAAGAGCTGTGGTTCACCGACAACGGTCGCGACTGGATGGGGGATGATCGTCCGCCCTGTGAAGTGAACCGCTTGACCAAAACGGGCCAGAACTTCGGTTTCCCGTTTTGTCATGGCAAGGACACACTGGATCCTGATTTCGGCAAAGGCAAAAAGTGTTCAGACTATGTGGCTCCGGTGGTGGAGCTGCGGGCTCACGTGGCACCTTTGGGTATGCGCTTTTACACGGGCACACAGTTCCCGGCGCAATATAAAGACAGCATCATTCTGGCAGAACACGGTTCCTGGAACCGCTCCACGCCACAAGGGTATCGTCTGACGTTTGTGAAATTGAATGGTTCTAATGTGGAAAAGACGGAGTCTTTCATCGAGGGCTGGCTGCAGGGGGATTCCTCCTGGGGCCGTCCGGTTGACGTGGAAGTTCTGCCCGATGGGGCGATGCTGATTTCTGATGACAAGGCGGGCGTGATTTACCGTCTGACGTACAAGGTAAAATAA
- a CDS encoding cell wall hydrolase codes for MKIQIVALFVIACVSLINSSAFAASMTCNKRQSATTCMICNCYHETRGESFEGMVAVNKVVLSRSEDDAYPSSICGVVYDDAQFSWTQDNISNNINATKDEDKEALDMCKKAVNLSVKEGPNDVIYYYNPSIARPYWARRMTNCGKVGNHTFLVPRGESCPKKLGVVGKYSSSGSSSQSKKSTGAK; via the coding sequence ATGAAAATACAGATCGTTGCCCTTTTCGTGATTGCCTGTGTGTCACTTATAAACTCGTCTGCATTTGCAGCGTCCATGACCTGCAATAAAAGACAATCCGCCACCACTTGCATGATTTGCAACTGCTACCATGAAACCCGCGGAGAATCCTTCGAAGGCATGGTGGCCGTCAATAAGGTGGTATTGTCCCGCTCGGAAGATGATGCTTACCCAAGCTCCATCTGCGGCGTTGTTTATGACGATGCCCAGTTCAGCTGGACTCAGGACAATATCAGCAACAACATCAATGCCACCAAAGATGAAGACAAAGAAGCTCTGGACATGTGTAAAAAGGCCGTCAACCTTTCGGTAAAGGAAGGCCCCAATGACGTTATTTATTACTACAATCCGAGTATCGCCCGTCCCTACTGGGCCCGTCGCATGACCAACTGTGGAAAGGTCGGAAACCACACCTTCCTGGTTCCGCGTGGTGAATCCTGCCCTAAAAAGCTGGGTGTCGTCGGCAAGTACTCATCTTCTGGCAGCAGCAGCCAAAGCAAGAAAAGCACAGGTGCAAAATGA
- a CDS encoding trypsin-like serine peptidase has protein sequence MKLWKAALAGALIMNLVGCGGDSAPSAFVNTDGTLTQGVIYGEDSIQEVSTADRNTRANVALVHLDKWNEIIKGEAIWTVDEVYGTGQQLPWSGQESKAFCSGTLVAPKMVLTAGHCFTEDHSCENTVFVFNDEQKMDGATTRKGWHCKQIVAQKNDFQSGLDYALVEVSMPKDEVEPAIMSTAVSLVGDSVYSIGYPLGSLKKTAQGKVRRVNEMGSLETNLDVFVGNSGSPVFDSKTHELIGVLHGGEDDFQPDSEDGSVQIMKCAEDDCKGEFVIPIQKILADIEKQK, from the coding sequence ATGAAACTGTGGAAGGCCGCCCTTGCCGGGGCCCTTATCATGAATCTTGTCGGGTGCGGAGGTGACTCTGCACCTTCGGCATTTGTAAACACTGATGGGACACTGACCCAGGGTGTGATTTATGGCGAGGACTCCATTCAGGAGGTTTCCACTGCGGACCGCAACACCCGCGCCAACGTGGCGCTGGTTCATTTGGACAAATGGAATGAGATCATCAAAGGCGAGGCTATCTGGACCGTTGATGAGGTCTACGGCACGGGTCAGCAGCTTCCGTGGAGTGGCCAGGAGTCCAAGGCCTTTTGTTCTGGTACTTTGGTGGCTCCGAAGATGGTTCTGACAGCGGGACATTGTTTTACCGAGGACCATTCGTGTGAAAATACCGTATTTGTTTTTAATGACGAGCAGAAGATGGACGGGGCCACCACCCGCAAGGGCTGGCATTGCAAACAGATCGTAGCCCAGAAAAATGACTTCCAGAGCGGATTGGACTATGCCCTGGTTGAGGTGTCCATGCCTAAGGATGAAGTCGAGCCCGCTATCATGTCGACGGCCGTGTCGTTGGTCGGGGACTCGGTGTACTCCATCGGGTATCCGCTGGGCAGCCTTAAGAAAACCGCCCAGGGTAAAGTGCGCCGTGTGAATGAAATGGGATCTTTAGAGACGAATCTGGATGTTTTCGTCGGAAACTCAGGTTCTCCGGTGTTTGACAGTAAAACTCATGAATTGATCGGAGTCCTGCACGGTGGTGAAGATGACTTCCAGCCGGACAGCGAAGATGGTTCTGTTCAGATCATGAAATGCGCAGAGGACGACTGTAAGGGCGAATTCGTCATTCCTATTCAGAAAATTCTGGCCGATATCGAGAAACAGAAGTAA
- a CDS encoding polysaccharide deacetylase family protein, with translation MSKRKLIAKGLVTLSLFTQHFAWAQTTTTVKRPPQFVMFAFDGSYNNEVWQYSRDYTKLRKDAGVDTRFTFFINPVYFLSPENKTFYQPPGQRLILDGAGNEVATKNRGSAIGWGDDRRDISDRIDQMNAAYREGHEIGSHAVGHFDGGFRNKKWDLRWSEADWKSEFTQFYAILDRVFDLNGISKKESKGLLFRNEITGFRAPVLGVSPGLWPNLPKFGIQYDTSKLNFVNYWPQRNEFGTWNFPLAEVPEPGGARKWISMDYNFCVRDSARVLKEEPQTMQIMKRDKNGNTVKANKARDCLNEVSTAQKAQVKANMLSIYRSYFNNNYYGNRAPVHIGHHFSKWMSGAYMEAFFEFANEVCSKPEVKCGTYNELQAFMEKSSASEIEAYRKGTFAKLPRPKSASVARHLDLKIDMTSDANFMNISLAGRDAQMAGLKKFVTVGDVTKEIDGTIDLKDIREVSEAGQDALVRISVENRMNKEIATATYTVKAVGTQNEVVDSENVEGRWEQGHMAEAHRDDVDFTKGH, from the coding sequence ATGTCCAAAAGAAAACTGATCGCAAAGGGCCTTGTGACTTTGTCTTTGTTTACCCAGCATTTTGCCTGGGCGCAAACAACCACCACAGTTAAAAGACCACCACAATTTGTGATGTTTGCTTTTGATGGATCTTACAACAACGAGGTTTGGCAGTACTCCCGTGATTACACCAAACTTAGAAAAGATGCGGGCGTGGACACACGTTTCACATTCTTTATCAATCCGGTTTATTTCCTAAGCCCTGAAAACAAAACCTTCTATCAACCACCGGGTCAACGTTTGATCCTGGATGGTGCTGGCAACGAAGTGGCTACGAAAAACCGTGGTTCTGCTATCGGTTGGGGCGATGACAGACGTGATATCTCTGATCGTATTGATCAGATGAATGCGGCTTACCGTGAAGGCCATGAAATCGGCTCCCACGCCGTGGGTCACTTTGACGGTGGTTTCCGCAATAAAAAATGGGACCTGCGCTGGAGCGAGGCGGACTGGAAATCTGAGTTCACTCAATTCTATGCAATCCTGGATCGCGTGTTTGACCTGAACGGCATCTCTAAAAAAGAATCCAAAGGTTTGTTGTTCAGAAACGAAATCACGGGTTTCCGTGCTCCGGTTCTGGGTGTCAGCCCGGGCTTGTGGCCGAATCTGCCTAAGTTCGGCATTCAGTACGACACGTCCAAACTGAATTTCGTAAACTACTGGCCACAAAGAAATGAATTCGGCACCTGGAACTTCCCATTGGCGGAAGTGCCGGAACCAGGTGGCGCGCGCAAGTGGATCTCTATGGATTATAACTTCTGCGTTCGTGATTCAGCCCGCGTGTTGAAGGAAGAACCTCAAACAATGCAGATCATGAAGCGTGACAAGAACGGCAACACCGTGAAAGCCAACAAAGCCCGTGACTGCTTGAACGAAGTATCCACGGCGCAAAAAGCACAGGTTAAAGCCAACATGCTTTCAATCTATCGCAGCTACTTCAACAACAACTACTATGGCAACCGTGCTCCGGTTCACATCGGCCACCACTTCTCCAAATGGATGAGCGGTGCTTACATGGAAGCTTTCTTTGAGTTTGCCAATGAAGTGTGCTCCAAGCCAGAAGTGAAATGCGGTACTTACAATGAGCTTCAGGCCTTCATGGAGAAGTCCTCTGCATCTGAAATCGAAGCGTACAGAAAAGGCACTTTTGCGAAACTTCCGCGTCCTAAGTCGGCAAGTGTTGCTCGCCACCTGGATCTGAAGATCGATATGACTTCTGACGCTAACTTCATGAACATCTCCCTTGCGGGTCGTGATGCTCAGATGGCGGGTCTTAAGAAGTTCGTGACGGTGGGTGATGTGACCAAAGAAATTGACGGCACGATCGACCTGAAAGACATCCGTGAAGTGAGCGAGGCGGGTCAAGACGCTTTGGTTCGCATCTCGGTTGAAAACCGCATGAACAAAGAAATCGCCACGGCGACTTACACTGTGAAAGCGGTAGGCACTCAAAACGAAGTTGTGGACTCTGAAAACGTGGAAGGTCGTTGGGAACAAGGCCACATGGCTGAAGCTCACCGCGATGACGTAGACTTCACTAAAGGACACTAA
- the aat gene encoding leucyl/phenylalanyl-tRNA--protein transferase, translating to MDFPDPRETLAEGILAIGGSLDVGTLYTAYSKGIFPWPQPGLPMLWFSPEERGVLEFRDFHVPESLRRFRKRHPEIHFSVNQDFHHVLEECSKQPRPGQDGTWITAQMKRAYLEFFKAGYCMSVEVRENNVLIGGIYGVLVEGVFSGESMFYRKPNASKLALWRLVEVLSEQGHEWIDVQMVTPVVASMGGKLIDREQYLEMLEQRHFQYETT from the coding sequence GTGGACTTTCCCGATCCGCGCGAAACTCTGGCCGAAGGAATTCTGGCCATTGGCGGATCTTTGGATGTGGGCACGCTTTACACGGCCTACAGCAAGGGTATCTTCCCGTGGCCTCAGCCGGGGCTGCCGATGCTGTGGTTTTCTCCGGAAGAACGGGGCGTGCTGGAGTTTCGTGATTTCCACGTGCCGGAAAGTCTGCGCCGCTTTCGCAAGCGTCATCCGGAAATTCATTTTTCAGTGAATCAGGATTTTCATCATGTGCTGGAGGAATGCTCCAAGCAGCCTCGTCCCGGTCAGGATGGCACCTGGATCACGGCGCAGATGAAACGCGCCTACCTGGAATTCTTCAAGGCCGGTTATTGTATGTCTGTGGAGGTCCGCGAAAACAACGTTTTGATCGGCGGCATCTATGGTGTGCTGGTCGAAGGCGTGTTTAGCGGTGAAAGCATGTTCTATCGAAAGCCCAATGCTTCAAAACTGGCACTGTGGAGGCTGGTGGAAGTGTTGTCAGAGCAGGGACATGAATGGATCGATGTGCAGATGGTGACGCCCGTGGTGGCCAGTATGGGCGGGAAGCTGATTGATCGGGAGCAGTATCTGGAAATGTTAGAACAACGACACTTTCAATATGAAACAACCTAA